Part of the Sodalinema gerasimenkoae IPPAS B-353 genome is shown below.
ATCTGATTGTCTCCCCCCAAAACGAACTCACTCGCCAAGTGTTGGCTCACGATCGCATCCGTCAACTCATGTACGATCATCTCAACGAGGCATTGAGTGACGCCTTCGCCCTAGAGGTGGTCATTACCAGCGATCGTCGCTGGGCCGAGCGCGCCATTGGTGAGATCCAAAGTCCCCCCTAACCCCCTTGGGGATGTTGGTAACAGTTTGTTACAGTTAAGGCAACGTTTAAGTCAAAGTCAGACAAATCGCGTCACCGCGTTTGACTCGTCCTCCTGCGATCGTAGATTAAGGTTTTTATGCTCCGACTCGAAAACATCAAGAAAATTTATCCCGGTGGAATTGAAGTTCTCAAAAATGTCACCTGGGAGGTCAAACCCGGCGATCGAATTGGACTGGTAGGGGCCAACGGGGCCGGAAAATCCACCCAACTGCGGATTGTCGCCGGAGAAATCGAACCCACCGCCGGTGAAGTGGTGCGCCCCGCTAGCCTCAAAATCGCCTACCTCACCCAAGAATTTGAAGTTGAACCCAGCCGAACCGTCCGGGCGGAGTTTTGGACAGTGTTTGAGGAGGCTAATGCGGTTCAACATCAACTCCATGAGGTGACCGAAGCCATGGGAACCGCCGATCCCGAGGAACTCGAACAACTCATCCATGACCTCGATCGCCTACAACGCCAATTTGAAGGCCTCGATGGCTATAGCCTCGAAGCCCAAATCGAGAAGATTCTCCCGGAAGTTGGCTTCAACCCCAGCGACGGCGATCGCCTCGTCAGCGATTTTAGTGGCGGTTGGCAGATGCGCATGAGTTTAGGGAAAATCCTCCTCCAAGATCCCGACCTCCTCCTCCTCGACGAACCGACCAACCACCTAGATCTCGAAACCATCGAATGGCTAGAGACCTATCTCAAAGGCATTAACACCCCCATGGTGATTGTCTCCCACGATCGCCAATTCCTCGATCGCCTCTGCACCCAAATCGTCGAAACCGAGCGGGGCGTTTCCACCACCTACCTCGGCAACTACAGTGCCTACCTGCAACAGAAAGCCGAAAACCTCAACACCCTACAATCCACCTACGAGCGTCAACAAAAAGACATCGAGAAACAACAGGCATATATCGAGCGATTCCGCGCCAGTGCCACCCGTAGTACCCAAGCCAAAAGTCGGGAAAAACAACTCGATAAAGTCGAACGAATCGATGCTCCTGTGGGCCGGGTCAAAACCCTGAAGTTTCAGTTTCCCGAAGCTCCCCGCAGTGGTCGAGATGTGGTCACCATTGAGGACTTGAGCTATAGCTATGACGGGGAAGAGTTGCTGTTCCTCGGTGCCAACCTAGAAATTGAACGGGGCGATCGCATTGCCTTTCTCGGGCCCAACGGCTCGGGTAAATCAACCCTATTGCGTCTCATCATGGGCATTGAACAGCCCGTTGATGGCACCGTTAGCCTTGGCAAACATAATGTTATTCCCGGCTACTTTGAGCAGAACCAAGCCGAAGCCCTCGACCTCAATCGTAAAGTGATTGACATCATTCACGACGAGGTTCCCACGTGGAAAAACGAAGAAGTCCGCACCCTTCTCGGTCAATTCCTCTTTAGTGGAGAAACCGTTTTCAAACCCGTCTCCGCCCTCAGTGGCGGAGAAAAGGCGCGTCTGGCTCTAGCCAAAATGCTGCTGCGTCCGGTCAACCTCATGGTTTTAGATGAGCCGACCAATCACTTGGAT
Proteins encoded:
- a CDS encoding ABC-F family ATP-binding cassette domain-containing protein; amino-acid sequence: MLRLENIKKIYPGGIEVLKNVTWEVKPGDRIGLVGANGAGKSTQLRIVAGEIEPTAGEVVRPASLKIAYLTQEFEVEPSRTVRAEFWTVFEEANAVQHQLHEVTEAMGTADPEELEQLIHDLDRLQRQFEGLDGYSLEAQIEKILPEVGFNPSDGDRLVSDFSGGWQMRMSLGKILLQDPDLLLLDEPTNHLDLETIEWLETYLKGINTPMVIVSHDRQFLDRLCTQIVETERGVSTTYLGNYSAYLQQKAENLNTLQSTYERQQKDIEKQQAYIERFRASATRSTQAKSREKQLDKVERIDAPVGRVKTLKFQFPEAPRSGRDVVTIEDLSYSYDGEELLFLGANLEIERGDRIAFLGPNGSGKSTLLRLIMGIEQPVDGTVSLGKHNVIPGYFEQNQAEALDLNRKVIDIIHDEVPTWKNEEVRTLLGQFLFSGETVFKPVSALSGGEKARLALAKMLLRPVNLMVLDEPTNHLDIPAKEMLENALIDYNGTVLIVSHDRYFISQVANKIVEVHNGELLMYNGNYDYYLEKKEEAHRKADLEAKRLEQERKEKAKREKKKQKQREKKLAKLK